The Methanothermobacter sp. genome includes a window with the following:
- a CDS encoding methyltransferase domain-containing protein produces the protein MPVIEGPLFTARTCQEYLKMFDLRINELEGLRILDCPAGASSFTPIMAEKGLDVRACDIMYGEDADTLGNMCREHIMALTDALKRIRNHFVWRFYSSPEEMLEKRLDACGCFEESYRERPELYVRGDLRDLPFDDDEFDLLLSSHLLFIYDHSLDREFHERAISEMIRISSEVRIYPIVKENGKLSEYAESILKDRRDEFDAFTVTVDYEFRRGGNMMLVLKKR, from the coding sequence ATGCCGGTTATAGAGGGACCACTCTTCACCGCCCGCACATGCCAGGAATACCTGAAGATGTTTGATCTCAGGATAAATGAACTTGAGGGGCTGCGGATACTCGACTGTCCAGCGGGTGCCAGCTCATTCACACCAATCATGGCGGAGAAGGGCCTTGATGTGAGGGCCTGTGACATCATGTACGGTGAGGATGCAGATACCCTTGGAAACATGTGCAGGGAGCACATCATGGCACTCACAGATGCCCTTAAGAGGATCAGGAACCATTTCGTGTGGAGGTTCTACTCTTCACCGGAGGAGATGCTTGAAAAACGCCTGGATGCCTGCGGGTGCTTTGAGGAAAGCTACAGGGAGCGCCCTGAACTTTACGTTAGGGGGGACCTCAGGGATTTACCATTTGATGATGATGAGTTTGATCTCCTTCTCTCCTCCCATCTCCTATTCATATATGACCACAGCCTTGACAGGGAATTTCATGAAAGGGCCATCTCCGAGATGATACGCATCAGTTCAGAGGTGAGGATATACCCGATCGTCAAGGAGAACGGAAAACTCTCAGAATATGCAGAGAGCATACTGAAAGATAGAAGAGATGAATTTGATGCATTCACAGTCACGGTGGACTATGAGTTCAGGAGGGGAGGTAACATGATGCTTGTTCTAAAGAAAAGATGA
- the tsaA gene encoding tRNA (N6-threonylcarbamoyladenosine(37)-N6)-methyltransferase TrmO, giving the protein MEIKIRPVGFVRSPFMRRGEAPHQGRLSMEESEIHIFPEYRDALEGVELFRHLFVLYWQHLAERDVLKVVPRGKKRKRGVFSTRAPARPNPIGLCLVELLEAGDFLRVRGLDALDGSPVIDIKPYHEDIDSPGD; this is encoded by the coding sequence GTGGAGATAAAAATAAGGCCTGTTGGATTTGTGAGATCCCCATTCATGAGGAGGGGGGAGGCACCTCATCAGGGTAGACTCTCCATGGAGGAGAGCGAGATCCACATCTTCCCGGAATATCGTGACGCCCTGGAGGGGGTTGAACTTTTCAGGCACCTATTTGTTCTCTACTGGCAGCACCTTGCTGAAAGGGATGTTCTTAAGGTTGTTCCGCGGGGTAAAAAGAGGAAGAGGGGTGTTTTTTCAACAAGGGCCCCTGCAAGGCCCAACCCCATAGGGCTGTGCCTGGTGGAGCTCCTGGAGGCAGGGGATTTCCTCAGGGTTAGGGGCCTTGATGCACTGGACGGCTCACCTGTCATTGATATAAAACCCTACCATGAGGATATCGATTCACCCGGGGATTGA
- a CDS encoding flavodoxin, with translation MKALVVYYSRTGRTRDVASQIARELKCDIEEIRDTQKRTGIIGFLKSGYQAARGRDTVLEPYERDPSDYDLVIVGTPVWAGNPSVPIGTYLRENASKIKNAAFFCTYDGSGAEGTFRRMSEIIGKEPIQTVAITEREIKENTCDCKIEPFVRDVEAAFRTEE, from the coding sequence ATGAAGGCACTTGTGGTATATTATTCAAGAACCGGGCGTACCAGGGATGTTGCATCCCAGATCGCCAGGGAACTCAAATGTGACATCGAGGAGATAAGGGACACCCAGAAGCGGACGGGTATCATAGGGTTTTTAAAATCAGGTTACCAGGCCGCGAGGGGCAGGGACACTGTACTTGAACCCTATGAAAGGGACCCATCAGACTATGATCTTGTGATAGTGGGTACACCTGTCTGGGCAGGTAATCCATCAGTACCCATTGGCACCTACCTCAGGGAAAATGCATCAAAGATAAAGAATGCTGCCTTCTTCTGTACATATGATGGAAGCGGTGCAGAGGGAACATTCAGGCGTATGAGCGAGATCATCGGAAAGGAACCCATCCAGACAGTCGCCATAACCGAGAGGGAGATAAAGGAGAATACCTGTGACTGCAAGATAGAACCCTTTGTAAGGGACGTTGAAGCAGCATTCAGAACTGAGGAATAG